The following proteins are encoded in a genomic region of Oncorhynchus kisutch isolate 150728-3 linkage group LG18, Okis_V2, whole genome shotgun sequence:
- the LOC109883523 gene encoding propionyl-CoA carboxylase beta chain, mitochondrial, with the protein MAAFAVARSSCGLLSGLKAYFKTFRQVKHGVASAAQSQLQQQSRRWYSVSHLSVQERIDRKRNAALIGGGQKRIDAQHKRGKLTARERVELLLDKDSFVECDMFVEHRCSDFGMEEDHNKFAGDSVVTGQGRINGRLVYVFSQDFTVFGGSLSGAHAQKICKIMDQAMMVGAPVIGLNDSGGARIQEGVESLAGYADIFLRNVMASGVVPQISLIMGPCAGGAVYSPALTDFTFMVKDTSYLFITGPDVVKSVTNEDVTQEELGGAKTHTAVSGVAHRAFENDIDALLNLRNFFNFLPLSNQDPAPVTECHDPSDRLVPGLDTIVPFETTKAYDMLDIIQGIADEREFFEIMPNYAKNIVVGFARMNGRTVGIVGNQPKVASGCLDINSSVKGARFVRFCDAFNIPILTFVDVPGFLPGTSQEYGGIIRHGAKLLFAFAEATVPKITIITRKAYGGAYDVMSSKHLRGDVNYAWPSAEVAVMGAKGAVQIIFRGKSNQAEQEAEYVEKFANPFPAAVRGFVDDIIVPSTTRKRICRDLEVLASKKQTNPWKKHANIPL; encoded by the exons ATGGCGGCCTTCGCTGTAGCACGGAGTAGCTGTGGTCTGCTTTCCGGACTAAAAGCTTATTTTAAAACATTCAGACAGGTAAAACATGGCGTGGCTTCGGCAGCACAGTCCCAGCTGCAGCAACAGTCGAGGCGGTGGTATTCCGTTAGTCATCTCTCCGTCCAGGagaggatagacagaaagagaaatgCTGCGCTGATCGGAGGAGGTCAGAAGAGAATTGACGCGCAACACAAAAGG GGGAAGctgacagccagagagagagttgAGCTCCTGTTGGATAAAGACTCGTTTGTAGAGTGTGACATGTTTGTGGAACATCGCTGCTCTGACTTCGGCATGGAAGAGGACCACAACAAG TTCGCAGGGGACAGTGTGGTGACTGGACAGGGGAGGATCAACGGAAGGCTGGTGTACGTCTTcagtcag GACTTCACAGTATTTGGAGGCAGTCTGTCTGGGGCTCATGCACAGAAGATCTGTAAG ATCATGGACCAGGCCATGATGGTGGGTGCTCCAGTCATTGGTCTAAACGACTCTGGCGGAGCCAGGATCCAGGAGGGGGTGGAGTCACTGGCTGGATACGCTGACATCTTCCTG AGGAATGTGATGGCTTCAGGTGTGGTTCCTCAGATCTCTCTGATCATGGGTCCCTGTGCTGGAGGAGCTGTCTACTCTCCTGCCCTGACCGACTTCACCTTTATGGTCAAG gacaccTCATACCTGTTCATCACAGGTCCTGACGTAGTGAAGTCTGTCACCAATGAAGACGTCACTCAGGAGGAACTGGGAGGAGCTAAAACACACACCGCCGTGTCAGGCGTCGCTCACCGTGCGTTTGAGAACGACATCGATGCTCTGCTCAACCTCCGAAACTTCTTCAACTTCCTTCCTCTTAGCAACCAGGACCCCGCCCCTGTTACCGAGTGCCACGACCCCAG tgatAGACTGGTTCCTGGTCTGGACACCATTGTTCCCTTTGAGACCACTAAAGCCTACGACATGCTGGACATCATCCAGGGG ATTGCGGACGAGAGGGAGTTCTTTGAGATCATGCCTAACTACGCTAAAAACATCGTAGTGGGATTCGCTCGCATGAACGGACGAACTGTTGGAATTGTAGGGAATCAACCTAAAGTAGCGTCTG gttgcTTGGACATTAACTCATCAGTGAAGGGAGCTCGCTTCGTTCGTTTCTGCGACGCTTTCAACATCCCCATCCTCACCTTCGTGGACGTGCCCGGCTTCCTGCCAG GTACGTCACAGGAGTATGGCGGTATCATCCGACACGGGGCCAAGCTACTGTTTGCCTTTGCTGAGGCCACCGTCCCCAAGATCACCATCATCACTAGGAAGGCCTACGGAGGAGCGTATGACGTCATGAGTTCCAAGCACCTGAGAGGAGATGTGAACTACGCCTGGCCGTCTGCAGAGGTGGCCGTGATGGGAGCCAAG GGTGCTGTACAGATAATCTTCAGAGGGAAATCCAACCAGGCAGAGCAGGAGGCTGAATACGTAGAGAAGTTCGCCAACCCTTTCCCTGCCGCTGTCAgag
- the LOC109883524 gene encoding neutral cholesterol ester hydrolase 1-like, with protein sequence MKLSSVVVTLLLTVGVSYYIYTPLPAAIEEPLKLMLLDALFRAMLQVGDLCQCLGLSHHIPWIRGTISGLETLGEMAGGQRGGVRVSDVDFDRVPVRVYEPPAAGGGEGGLRRAVMFYHGGGWALGATKMGSYDVLCRQMSDELNAVVVSVEYRLAPEVHFPVQYEDCLAAAKHFLEPGILGKLSVDPQRVAVSGDSAGGNLAAAVAQQISVDDSVSVKFSVQALIYPVLQGLDLNTPSHQQNHNIPILHRFIMARFWLLYLGVDTSLHPLLLSPSFLHHPSIPPSLRSHLNWTNLLPAKHIKHYKPVGMEMVSQEVMGQEGNLLPVLLDVRAAPLLAEQGVLGRTPRAYILTCEHDVLRDDGLMYTRRLQDAGVTVSSHHYDDGFHGALSFAHWPFFFDVGKRMIRGYMDWLQENL encoded by the exons ATGAAGTTGTCTTCTGTTGTAGTAACATTGCTATTAACGGTGGGTGTTTCTTATTACATCTATACACCGTTACCTGCTGCCATCGAGGAGCCTTTGAAACTGATGCTGCTGGACGCCTTATTCCGTGCTATGCTGCAAGTG GGTGACCTGTGCCAGTGTCTGGGTCTCAGTCACCACATCCCATGGATTCGGGGGACCATATCGGGGCTGGAGACCCTGGGGGAGATGGCGGGAGGGCAGAGAGGCGGGGTGAGGGTGAGTGACGTGGACTTTGACAGAGTCCCGGTGCGCGTGTACGAGCCCCCGGCCgcggggggaggagaggggggtctgAGGAGGGCTGTGATGTTCTACCATGGAGGAGGATGGGCCCTGGGGGCCacca agATGGGGAGCTATGATGTCTTGTGTAGGCAGATGTCTGATGAGCTGAATGCAGTGGTTGTGTCTGTAGA gtatcgTCTGGCTCCAGAAGTGCATTTCCCTGTGCAGTATGAGGACTGTCTGGCTGCGGCCAAGCACTTCCTTGAGCCGGGCATTCTGGGAAAGTTGTCTGTGGATCCACAGCGTGTGGCCGTGTCAGGCGACAGCGCTGGAGGAAACCTTGCTGCGGCTGTCGCACAGCAg ATCTCGGTAGATGACAGTGTGAGTGTGAAGTTCAGTGTTCAGGCGTTAATCTACCCAGTCCTCCAGGGTCTAGACCTCAACACTCCATCCCACCAACAGAACCACAACATACCCATCCTACACCGCTTTATAATGGCCAG GTTCTGGCTGCTGTACCTGGGGGTTgatacctctctccatcccctcctcttgtccccctccttcctccatcatccctccatccctccctccctccgctcccATCTCAACTGGACCAACCTTCTGCCAGCCAAACACATTAAGCATTACAAGCCTGTTGGCATGGAGATGGTGTCACAGGAGGTCATGGGGCAGGAGGGCAATCTTCTCCCGGTGTTGTTGGATGTCCGAGCGGCGCCGCTGCTGGCGGAACAGGGGGTTCTGGGTAGAACGCCGCGAGCTTACATTCTAACGTGTGAGCACGATGTGCTCAGAGATGATGGGTTGATGTACACCAGGAGGCTACAGGACGCGGGCGTCACAGTTTCCAGCCATCACTATGACGATGGTTTCCACGGCGCCTTGAGTTTTGCACACTGGCCATTTTTCTTTGATGTGGGGAAAAGAATGATCAGAGGATACATGGACTGGCTGCAGGAAaacctctag